Within the Nocardioides aurantiacus genome, the region TCGGCCTCGTGGTGCTGGGCGTCTCGGTCACCCTGCAGCGTCGTACGACACTCGCGGCCGCCACCGCCTGAGGGCTAGCCCCACTCCTGCGCCAGCAGGTCGAAGCGGGTGGTGTCGCTCCAGGTGCCGTCGCCCAGCAGCACCTCGCTGCGGGTGGCGCCCGTCTCGCGCAACCCGGCCGCGGCCAGCACCCGGCACGACGCCGCGTTGGCCGAGGCGGCGTGCGCGTGGACCCGCCGCAGCCCCAGGCCGCCGTCGTCCCACGGCACGAAGGCGTGCCGCAGCGCGACCCGGACGCCGCGCGTCGTCAGGCCGCGACCGCGCGCGTCGGGATGGGCCCAGAAGCCCAGCTCGGCCTGACGGCGGTGGTGCAGGTGGTAGAGCTGCACCAGCCCGAGGTGGACGTCGGTGTCGGGGTCGGCCACGGTCCAGGCGACCGCCTCGCCGCGTGCGGCCCACTCCCGTCGCTCCTCGACGAGGTCGGGCCAGCGCTCGGCGGTGTGGGGCGCCCGCTCGCGCGGACCCTCGCTGACGTGCTGCATCGACGGGTCGGCCAGGCACTCCAGCATCCGCGGCAGGTCGGCGTCGGCCGGCGGGCGCAGCACGACTCCCTGGTCGCGCAGCACGGGCACGTCGTACCAGGGATGGCGGGGGGCGAGCTCCTCGCCGCGGGCCAGCGTCGCGTGCCAGGCCGGGACGAGCGCACCGCGCTGCTGCATCCACCAGCGCTCCTGACCGACGTCGAAGCCGAGCCTCCAGGCGAGCCGGCGCGAGGGCCAGTTCCACTTCTTGGCGGTCCAGTCGACGGCTGCGAGACCGCGCTCCTCGAACCCCCACCGCAGCAGCAGCCGGCACGCCCGCTCCGTGATGCCGCGGCCGCGCGCCCACGGGCTGGTGGCGTAGCCGATCTCGGCCAGCCCGGCTCCCCGGTCGACCAGCCCGACGCCGCCGGCGAACCGCTCCGTGCCGTCCGCGTCGGGCGTGGTGACGGCGAAGCCCCAGTCGGCGTCGGCCTCCCAGCCGCCCGGCACGAGGTGGCGCACGAACGTCTTGGCGTCGTCGAGGGTGTAGGGCACCGGCACGGTCGTCCACGCCTGCATCACGGGGTCCGTGCACTGCTCCAGCACGGCGGGCACGTCGTCCTCGGTGTGCCCGCGCAGCGTCACCACGCCGTCGGTCAGCGTGGGGACGCGGGTCACGGGTAGGACATCCCCATCGCCTCGCGCACCTCGGCGAGCGTGGCGTCGGCGATCTCGTTGGCGCGCTCGTTGCCGCGGCGCAGCACCCCGTCGACGAAGGCCAGGTCCTCGGCCAGCGCCGCCCGTCGCTCGCGCAGCGGGGCGAAGTAGGTGTTGACCGCCTCGGTGACGCGCTTCTTCAGCCCGC harbors:
- a CDS encoding GNAT family N-acetyltransferase; this encodes MTRVPTLTDGVVTLRGHTEDDVPAVLEQCTDPVMQAWTTVPVPYTLDDAKTFVRHLVPGGWEADADWGFAVTTPDADGTERFAGGVGLVDRGAGLAEIGYATSPWARGRGITERACRLLLRWGFEERGLAAVDWTAKKWNWPSRRLAWRLGFDVGQERWWMQQRGALVPAWHATLARGEELAPRHPWYDVPVLRDQGVVLRPPADADLPRMLECLADPSMQHVSEGPRERAPHTAERWPDLVEERREWAARGEAVAWTVADPDTDVHLGLVQLYHLHHRRQAELGFWAHPDARGRGLTTRGVRVALRHAFVPWDDGGLGLRRVHAHAASANAASCRVLAAAGLRETGATRSEVLLGDGTWSDTTRFDLLAQEWG